In the Gossypium arboreum isolate Shixiya-1 chromosome 10, ASM2569848v2, whole genome shotgun sequence genome, one interval contains:
- the LOC108460995 gene encoding 60S ribosomal protein L23, with amino-acid sequence MSKRGRGGSAGNKFRMSLGLPVAATVNCADNTGAKNLYIISVKGIKGRLNRLPSACVGDMVMATVKKGKPDLRKKVLPAVIVRQRKPWRRKDGVYMYFEDNAGVIVNPKGEMKGSAITGPIGKECADLWPRIASAANAIV; translated from the exons GGCGTGGAGGTTCAGCTGGTAACAAGTTTAGGATGTCACTGGGTCTGCCAGTGGCAGCTACAGTGAACTGTGCTGATAACACTGGCGCTAAGAACTTATACATCATTTCGGTGAAGGGAATCAAGGGCCGTCTTAACCGATTGCCATCAGCTTGTGTTGGAGATATGGTAATGGCTACTGTCAAGAAAGGGAAGCCTGATCTTAGGAAGAAGGTCTTGCCTGCTGTCATTGTGAGACAGCGCAAGCCCTGGCGCAGAAAGGATGGTGTTTACATGTACTTTGAAG ATAATGCTGGTGTCATTGTGAACCCAAAGGGAGAAATGAAAG GTTCTGCTATAACTGGTCCAATTGGAAAAGAGTGTGCTGATCTATGGCCAAGAATTGCAAGTGCGGCTAATGCCATTGTTTAG